In Haladaptatus sp. QDMS2, a single window of DNA contains:
- a CDS encoding Gfo/Idh/MocA family protein encodes MTVSIGLLSTAHVHTGGFATVLSELDDVSFVGVADDDQDRGAAVADRFDVDLLSTDALLDRADGVVVCSTNATHGKWVRAAAEAGVHVLCEKPLATTLAEARDLVETCAETGVTLGMCMPLPFTEPARRAREAYQSGAIGELVLATGTNRAKLRNRHKTGWSADPEHAGGGAVMDHTVHIVNLVRWITGGEVTRVHAELATMEADLDVEDVNVLSMELDDGTPFTLDGSWDRPESWDYWGDATLNLVGTDGELAIDCFDYTFTETRDGGESPGINSVYWGDEPNAGLFADFVAAIRDGRETVVTGRDGLREAAVCLAAYESAACGEPVSVADWEDVDA; translated from the coding sequence ATGACCGTCTCAATCGGCCTGCTCTCGACTGCCCACGTCCACACCGGCGGGTTCGCGACCGTTCTCTCGGAACTCGACGACGTGTCGTTCGTCGGTGTCGCGGACGACGACCAGGACCGTGGGGCCGCGGTCGCAGACCGGTTCGACGTAGACCTGCTCTCGACCGACGCGCTCCTCGACAGAGCGGACGGCGTCGTGGTCTGTTCGACGAACGCGACCCACGGCAAGTGGGTTCGCGCCGCCGCTGAGGCCGGCGTGCACGTCCTCTGTGAGAAACCACTCGCGACGACGCTCGCTGAGGCCCGCGATCTCGTCGAAACCTGTGCGGAGACGGGCGTGACCCTTGGAATGTGCATGCCACTTCCCTTCACCGAACCGGCCCGCCGCGCACGGGAGGCCTATCAGTCGGGCGCAATCGGGGAGTTGGTGCTCGCGACGGGGACGAATCGCGCGAAACTCCGCAATCGCCACAAAACCGGCTGGTCCGCGGACCCGGAGCACGCCGGCGGTGGCGCGGTGATGGACCACACCGTCCACATCGTGAATCTCGTGCGGTGGATTACCGGCGGTGAGGTCACGCGCGTTCACGCCGAACTCGCCACGATGGAGGCGGACCTCGACGTGGAAGACGTGAACGTACTTTCGATGGAGTTAGACGACGGCACGCCCTTCACGCTCGACGGGTCGTGGGACCGGCCCGAATCCTGGGACTACTGGGGAGATGCCACGCTGAACCTCGTCGGCACGGACGGCGAACTCGCCATCGATTGCTTCGACTACACCTTCACCGAAACCCGCGACGGCGGCGAGTCGCCGGGCATCAACTCGGTGTACTGGGGCGACGAACCGAACGCCGGCCTGTTCGCCGACTTCGTCGCGGCGATTCGTGATGGCCGCGAGACGGTCGTGACCGGCCGCGATGGCCTGCGCGAGGCGGCCGTTTGCCTCGCTGCCTACGAGTCAGCGGCGTGCGGGGAACCGGTGTCGGTCGCCGACTGGGAGGACGTCGATGCTTGA
- a CDS encoding Gfo/Idh/MocA family protein, which translates to MIAIGIVGRGLMARTHALRYARLPNAAVVGVAARGRPTDFATEVTDGATAYPDAETMFADADLDAVDICTPTDTHRELVEAAVDHGLAIRCEKPLARTLTDSRAIVDAVTAADVPFCPGHVVRFFPEYETAKRRIDDGVIGTVGNVRAFRESPFAALGSWYQNRARSGGALFDLALHDFDFLRWVCGDVERVFARRSVVGNEEYALTTLRFADGTVGHVDSRWSDREDGELLTRFEFSGTDGHINYDSTESNPIEVKRGEVPPLSDPVEMPLATDPYTRQLEHFLACVEGDATPRVTAADALESVTVGLAALDSVERGEPVYVDEFDGIAGGTS; encoded by the coding sequence ATGATAGCTATTGGAATCGTCGGCCGTGGACTGATGGCCAGAACCCACGCGCTCAGGTACGCCCGTCTCCCGAACGCGGCGGTGGTCGGCGTAGCCGCCCGCGGGCGACCGACCGACTTCGCCACCGAGGTCACCGACGGCGCGACGGCCTACCCCGACGCCGAGACGATGTTCGCTGACGCGGACCTCGACGCGGTCGACATCTGTACGCCGACGGACACTCACCGCGAACTGGTCGAAGCCGCCGTGGACCACGGCCTCGCGATTCGCTGTGAGAAGCCACTCGCCCGAACCCTGACCGACAGTCGAGCAATCGTCGACGCCGTCACCGCGGCAGACGTGCCGTTCTGCCCCGGTCACGTCGTCCGCTTTTTCCCAGAGTACGAGACGGCGAAACGCCGCATCGACGACGGCGTCATCGGCACCGTCGGAAACGTCCGCGCCTTCCGCGAATCACCCTTCGCCGCGCTGGGAAGCTGGTACCAGAATCGCGCTCGAAGCGGCGGGGCACTGTTCGACCTCGCGCTCCACGACTTCGACTTCCTGCGATGGGTCTGTGGCGACGTCGAGCGCGTGTTCGCCCGGCGTTCGGTGGTGGGCAACGAGGAGTACGCGCTCACGACGCTCCGATTCGCAGACGGCACCGTCGGCCACGTCGATTCCCGGTGGAGCGACCGGGAGGACGGTGAACTCCTCACCCGGTTCGAGTTCTCGGGAACCGACGGTCACATCAACTATGACAGCACGGAATCCAATCCAATCGAAGTGAAACGCGGCGAGGTTCCACCCTTGAGCGACCCGGTAGAGATGCCGCTTGCGACCGACCCCTACACGCGCCAACTCGAACACTTCCTCGCGTGCGTGGAGGGGGATGCGACACCCCGCGTGACCGCCGCGGACGCCCTCGAATCGGTCACGGTTGGGCTCGCCGCGCTCGACTCCGTGGAACGAGGGGAACCAGTTTACGTAGACGAGTTCGACGGTATAGCCGGAGGGACTTCGTGA
- a CDS encoding CapA family protein: MSEQSTLSVSDATGDEPTWSLFVAGDCCLDEQATDRRLLTPALESRVRAADCAVVNLEAPIPTDGEPIPKSGPALTTASETPALLGESGFDVATLANNHSFDYGPEGVFETIAACEEAGLATVGAGEDASDALAPVRTTVAGSVDLAVFSVCEREFGVAGAETPGTAWSDHPAIDDAIRDAAETADVVVVLGHGGVEYVPFSPPARRSRLRDFVDAGADLVVGHHPHVAQGWERYEDGLVFHSLGNFLFDRQAAGETTGWGLALDVEFAGDAIATVELVPTEVEDGIVADLGANRSRAAHLDYLHRLAACTADDDRFSAYWQSVAHRLFYERYWNWLRPGFDEDRLREIDGGRDGSRDDGAATNDREELLALLNVVRNESHRAVVTTALSLMTDERPDHRTKETTTTVEELLTWTMRDEP, encoded by the coding sequence GTGAGCGAACAGTCCACGCTCTCAGTATCTGACGCCACAGGAGACGAACCCACCTGGTCGCTGTTCGTCGCGGGGGATTGCTGTCTCGACGAGCAAGCAACGGACCGCCGATTGCTCACCCCGGCGCTCGAATCCCGGGTGAGGGCGGCAGACTGCGCCGTCGTCAATCTCGAAGCACCGATTCCTACGGACGGCGAACCGATACCGAAGAGTGGTCCGGCGCTCACGACGGCCTCGGAGACGCCCGCCCTGCTTGGAGAGAGTGGCTTCGACGTGGCGACGCTCGCCAACAACCATAGTTTCGATTACGGCCCCGAGGGAGTTTTCGAGACGATTGCCGCCTGTGAGGAGGCGGGCCTCGCGACGGTCGGGGCGGGAGAGGACGCGAGCGATGCACTCGCGCCGGTTCGAACGACCGTCGCAGGCAGTGTGGACCTCGCCGTGTTCAGCGTCTGTGAGCGCGAGTTCGGCGTCGCCGGAGCGGAGACGCCGGGAACCGCGTGGAGCGACCACCCGGCGATAGACGACGCGATTCGAGACGCAGCCGAGACGGCGGACGTCGTGGTGGTACTCGGCCACGGCGGCGTCGAGTACGTCCCCTTCTCGCCGCCCGCCCGCCGCTCGCGGTTGCGCGACTTCGTGGACGCGGGGGCCGACCTCGTCGTCGGCCATCACCCCCACGTCGCCCAGGGGTGGGAGCGATACGAGGACGGCCTCGTCTTCCACAGCCTCGGGAATTTTCTGTTCGACCGGCAAGCAGCGGGTGAGACGACCGGTTGGGGACTCGCACTCGACGTGGAATTCGCCGGTGACGCCATCGCAACCGTCGAACTGGTTCCGACCGAAGTCGAGGATGGAATCGTCGCCGACCTGGGGGCGAACCGGTCGCGTGCGGCCCATCTCGACTACCTGCACCGTCTCGCGGCGTGTACGGCGGACGACGATCGGTTTTCGGCGTACTGGCAGTCGGTCGCCCACAGACTGTTCTACGAACGCTACTGGAACTGGTTGCGACCGGGGTTCGACGAGGACCGACTCCGCGAAATCGACGGGGGACGAGACGGTAGTCGAGACGACGGGGCAGCAACCAACGACCGCGAGGAGTTGCTCGCACTCCTCAACGTGGTCCGCAACGAATCCCACCGGGCGGTGGTGACCACCGCGCTCTCGCTGATGACTGACGAACGCCCGGACCACCGGACGAAGGAGACGACCACGACGGTCGAGGAACTGCTGACGTGGACGATGCGGGACGAGCCGTGA